GATTTGCACCCAAAAAcacccagccagcccctccttGTTTCGAGGTTGCCTTTAAAACTTGCTGATGGACCATCAGAAAACTGGGTgtgttttggaaagcaaaagcttccCATTTGTTGCAGATGTTTTGCTGAGGGGTCCTCGGCAGATGTACAGAGGGGCAAGGGAGGgtttcctcctttcccaggGGACGGTGGGGCTTAGCAGAGCACCCACAAACTTGTTGCAGGCGTGGGGCAGCACCCGGGGCTCAGGTCTCTCCTACCTTCGATGCTGTGGTGTTCTCTGGGTGGTGCAGGTGTGGGGCTCCGCAGGGGAAGGCGGCTGCGGGCAGCAGCACCGCGAGGCCAAGGAGGGCGGCAGCCACGGCTATGGCTGCCCGAGAGCGAGCGAAGCCCTGGACAGACGGACACGCTCGCTCGGCCATTTGCTTTTGCAGCCTTGCGGGAGGGGACGGGCTGCTGGCGCCGCGGTGGTGACgcagccagctcctgctggggaCGTTGCCCAGAGAAGAGCCGCATGCCCAGCACCGAGCTTGGTGCTTGCCCTGGCCTTGGCTGCGGCTGCTGGTGGGAAACATCAATAGCTGCGGTCTGTTGACGTGGCTGGAGATGATGGGGGCACTGCACctgctgcatttaaaaataaaatctgccctaaatttgcctgtttttttccccattagcTGCCACCAtagttccctcttgctctgcaaatgaggcactgtgcagccccccaccctggcGCTGGCTGGGGTGTAGCCACCCTCCACCTTGGGTGAAGTCTGGGGGCCTTCAAAGAGTGTTCTCTCCCTCCTTGCCAAAACAGACCATGAAAATGGGGCTGAAAGGGCCCCAGGGGGTCACCCTGGTCCTGCTGGACACATCCCCTGCGGTGGCTCCCCCAAACCTCCTGTCCAGCTCCCGTCCCTGTGCCAccaggcagggcaggacctgcttttctggctttatttctgtttgccttttcctctccagtAGCAGAGCATCCTCAATTCCCTTAGTCTGGCCCTGGGTGATGGTTTTTCCcatcttctcttccttcctctgctcagAGACACCTGGGGAAGGTGCAATGTCACCCCATGTCACCCCATGTCACCCCAACCCACTGTGACCCCTGCAGAAATCCTTGTGGGATTTGGCTTGCAAATTCAGTGTGGGATGTTTGGATGCTTAAATTGCCTTGGTTTGTTTGAGTCATGGTGGAGGAAACCCAAAGGGGCCGGTGGGTTTGTGCATATCCCCATGGGGTTAGGGATGATGGGGAGGTGCTGGTATCCTGATGCCCCtgtggctggaggggaggggaggtgaGGTGGCTGGGAGGGTCCTGTGCCACCGTGGAGCCAGCCGGAGGGACGATCACCTCCATGCCCACTGCCATGCTCGGCCCTGGCAGGGTTTTTGTCCAGGGCTTTTCATGCCTCTCAGCAGGTTTGGAGATGCGGCATCATGGGCAGGAGGGGGCCCTGCCCACGGTCCCAGTGAAGATGCAGCAGGAGTGGCAGGTGGCTATAACACAGGGGTTTATTTTGTGTCCGGGTGAGAACAGAGAAACTGGGTGTTTCATCCAGGAGGAAAAAACGAAGCCTGAATAGCAAATCCCAAAGCtgagctgagcctggctggggctggcaaGTGGGGATGTCCCCATGGAGGGGCTgaaggaggatgaggatggagcAGCAAACCCGGCCTGCGGGCGTTACCCCAGCTTCAGCTCTGCATCGCCTTCATCCATCTTCTCCTCAGGCAGGGGACAGGCAtcctgcaggagagggggagagcagCCGTTGGTGCCCCTCACCCCAAAACTGCCCCAGGAGCCGAGGACAGCTGGGGTGGATGctcagggaggagaggggatgCACAGAGGGGCAGCCATGGTGGGGAACTGATCTTATAGCCCCACCCTGGGACCCCTGTCTCAGCCAGTGGCAGGATCTGTCCTAGGCTGGCTCTTGCCCACCATGGGGAGGGGTTCAGACCTTTTCGGACGCGTAGAAAATATCCTCCTCGGTGAAGCCCAGGCAGTACAGGTGGGCTTTAAACTCCTCCAGTTGTTCTTTGCTCACATTGGGTGTCCGTGCTGTTGGAGAAACAGGGTGGTAAaaggagaaggggggaaaataaAGGTAGTTTTAAGAGGTGCTTTGCTCCTTGGTGGTCCCCATGATGTGGATGGGGAGCTTGCTGCCTGCGCCTGAccccattttttccctctgtgtaTTGGGGGAAAAGGGACTTTTTGCCCTGCCTGCGAGGGCTGGGGATGCCCGTGCACACCGGTGTGTCCCCGGGCAGGGACGTGCCCTGCAGGACCAGGGCAGCATCCACTCACCCGAGAGGCTCAGACTCAGGAAGTTGTCATTGAAATTCTTCAGGATCAGCAGGTCCTTGTCACTTTGGATCAGTTTGGCTGGGGAAGCCACCTGGTCATCGACTGGAAGGCATGGAGAGAGCAGGGTCCCCTGTTAGTGTCACCCTGTGCTGGGGCTCAGCCCGGGCAGAGCCGGCAGCGCAGtgcctgctgcccacccccTTTACCCTGCGAGACTCATCCCAGTCCGGACCGGTCTGGTCCCACAGCGCTGCCGTACCCATTGCAAGGGGTAGGGGAAATTTTTCCCCCCGCCTCCAGGCATGTTTTTAGGTGTAAAAGGGCCTGGTGCCAAATGCTGGGGGGCAGAAGTGGTAGGGTGCAGCTGCagtgccccccctcccccccattcCGGCCCTGTGCTGTGGATGGGGCTTTACCGTGCACCAGGGTGGAGTTGTGCCAAAAGATCTGGATCTTGGCGTTCTTCACCACACACGTCTCGTTCCTGCGGGGCAGAGAGGCCAGATAGGGCAAATAGCCCCCAAACTGCCCCAAGCAAACCCACGGGATTCAGAACTCaagccaggctgcagagcttAAGTTAAGGCatagctgctccccagccccaaatcTGTGGGGGTGTCTCAGCCTGGAGGATGATACCGGCGGGTGGAAAtgcccccagggaccggggtGAGGGGGTGAATCCCCATCCTTACACTCTCATGCTTTCGGTAACGCGGAGCTCATCCTCGTGGCTGCcgggagagaaggaaaaggtcGAATATTTCACCGCCTTAAACTCCTCCAGGTGAGGCTCGTACGTGGAGGCACCAGTGATGTAGAACCACTgtcccaggagctgcagagaggaggggagcagggaaggctcggggtctgtgctggggtcACCCATGGGCACCACGTACGTAAAAGCAGAGGTTGTGCCCTCTGTCCCGTGGCCACAAGCACCCCTGGTAGGTGATGGCTCTGGGCAGGACCCGGGCCGGGTGAGGGGCTCTTGCTTTTGTCCCCTCCCCACTAAGGTGATGCTCCAGCTCCTGGGATGGCCAGCTTGCTTCTGCAGTTGTGTCCCTCCTGCTCTGCGCCTGGCCTTCATCGCTTTCCTCCCCATTAAACATCCCCAAGGGACTAAATATTGTTTATGCAGTGAAGGGTTTTGTGGATGTAGACTCATGACCCAAGTCCCTGTCACCTGAAGGACTTAAAATAGAGTGCCAACACACTGGGGGTGGTGCTGCCCAGCCTGGTTTGCATggggagagagaagcagaagccAGCCAAAAGCACCTGCTCATGAGTTTATGGGTGCAGAGCTGCAAGGCTTCACCCCGTCCCCATGCTCCTGTGCAGCGGTCTTGAttcttttaggaaaataagCACGGACATACAGCGAGGTAAGAGTCAAGCTGCCGATTGGGTTCGTAACCTCTTCCTGGACCTGTAACTGCTAGGGGTGCTGGTAGGAAAGGCAAGGACAGGTGCCCTGGCTGAGGGCAGGGCTTACCCCATGGATGGTGGCCTTGTCCAAGGTGACCGGGAGGAGCGGGGTGCAACCGTGGGGCTCGTCCCCGGTGGCAAGGGCGAGcggcagccccaggaggagggtgagagaggcCAGCATCGCCTGGCTGGTCGAGAGGAGGCTCCTGCTCTGATAGGATGTGGCTCGGCTCCGTCCCTTATATACGGCTGCCTGCAAAGCTGGACGTCCCCAGCCCTGATGGGCTTGTTCAGCTGCTGGCTGTTTGCTCAGGCATGAAGCAATAGCTGGTGGAGGAAATTAAGCTTGCAAAAGCTCAGGTTGCTCCAgcagaaaagatgaaagaaatccCCAACCCCATGTTTCATGCTTTTGTTCTCAGAAGCTGCAATTAATTTTGTGGGTGCCTGGCAAAGCACTTGACCGGCTCCAGGTGTGTTTGGAGGCCTTGGGGGCACCGAAAGGCACCCGGATATGGCTTTCCTCCACAGCACAAATAACTCCCCTTGGTGATGGTTGTGTGGTGGCTGCTCACCCAGGCTGTGAGGGCTTTGGGTCCCCACCGGCATCGCTCCTCACCGGAACAGCTCTGGTGTGGATAAAgcctgagagagttggggttgttcagcctggagaagagaaggctccagggagaccttatggcAGCCTCCCAGtacttataagaaagatggggacagacttctTAGCAGGGCCTGATGTGttaggacaaggggtaatggttttaaactaaaagagggtagaatTAAACTAGAataaggaagaaagtttttacagtgagggtggtgaaacactggcacaggttgcccagagaggtggtagatgccccatccccgGAAACAGTCAAGGCCAGATGTAGTTGGATGTCCCTGGACTAGAttacctttaaaggtcccttccaacccaaactattctatgagtctatgagAAGCTGCACCgtttaaaaccaaaccaaaacaacacaacccaacacgtccttcccctccccaggggtGCCACTTTCCCCAGCTGACCCTACCCCAGCGGCTCGGTGGGATCCATGAAGCCTGCTGGGTTTTGCCCTGCCTGGCTGAGCTCCCTGTTGCATGCAGGTGGCTCTGCTGTGTTTGTGGCTTGCCTCAGCCCAGCCTTGCAGTGATAAAGTGGCCCTTGGGCTGTGGATGCTTATAATATACATAGCTGATTATTTTAAGTAATCTAAAATAAGTGGTAAAGACAAGGACTTGTTTAATAAGTCCTGGCTGGGACGGGGCAGTATGAAGCAGGGGAGCAACCAGAATCTCTCTATTTAACAGTGTCTTATATCTCTTCCAACTTTGGCCTCATAATTAAGtgcactgatttatttattaaatgtgtttgcttttacCCTGACCACCAGCAATGTGTTTCAGGAATGGCTGGCTCATGTGAGAGACGGGCAGCCCCAAACAAGCCAGTTTTTAATGCTCTGCCAAAGCTGACCTGGCGCCGTTGCCCAGCAGCCCCCGCCCAGTGCCCGGGGGGGGTCCCTCGGCCCCTCAGCCGCAGGAGCGCTGCCGGGAACAGGCACAGCACTGCTTGAGCAAACATGGTGCGGCCCCTT
The Phalacrocorax carbo chromosome 18, bPhaCar2.1, whole genome shotgun sequence DNA segment above includes these coding regions:
- the LOC104045153 gene encoding alpha-1-acid glycoprotein 1-like, which translates into the protein MLASLTLLLGLPLALATGDEPHGCTPLLPVTLDKATIHGLLGQWFYITGASTYEPHLEEFKAVKYSTFSFSPGSHEDELRVTESMRVNETCVVKNAKIQIFWHNSTLVHVDDQVASPAKLIQSDKDLLILKNFNDNFLSLSLSARTPNVSKEQLEEFKAHLYCLGFTEEDIFYASEKDACPLPEEKMDEGDAELKLG